A stretch of the Nicotiana tabacum cultivar K326 chromosome 6, ASM71507v2, whole genome shotgun sequence genome encodes the following:
- the LOC142181563 gene encoding LOW QUALITY PROTEIN: wound-induced proteinase inhibitor 2-like (The sequence of the model RefSeq protein was modified relative to this genomic sequence to represent the inferred CDS: deleted 1 base in 1 codon) codes for MAVHRVNFLAFLLLFGMSLLVNNVEHADAKACSFNCDPRIAYGVCPRSEEKKNNQICTNCCAGTKGCNYFSADGTFVCEGQFDPRNPKACPRNCDPRIAYGVCPRSKEKKDNQICTNCCAGTKGCNYFSADGTFVCKGESDPRNPKACPRNCDPRIDYRVCPRSEEKDNQICTNCCAGMKGCNYFSADGTFVCKGESDPRNPKACPRNCDPRIAYGVCPRSEEKDNQICTNCCAGTKGCNYFSADGTFVCKGESDPRNPKVCPRNCDPRIDYRVCPRSEEKNNQICTNCCAGTKGCNYFSADGTFVCEGESDPRNPKACPRNCDPRIDYRVCPYSEEKNNQICTNCCAGTKGCNYFSANGTFICNGESEYISKVDNDLQKSKVVVS; via the exons ATGGCTGTTCACAGAGTTAATTTCCTTGCTTTCCTCCTTTTATTTG GAATGTCTCTACTTGTAAATAATGTGGAACATGCAGATGCCAAGGCTTGTTCCTTTAACTGTGATCCAAGAATTGCCTATGGAGTTTGCCCACGTtcagaagaaaagaagaacaatcAAATATGCACCAACTGTTGCGCAGGCACGAAGGGATGTAACTACTTTAGTGCTGATGGAACTTTTGTTTGTGAAGGACAGTTTGATCCTCGAAATCCAAAAGCTTGTCCCAGAAATTGTGATCCAAGAATTGCCTATGGAGTTTGCCCGcgttcaaaagaaaagaaggacaATCAAATATGCACCAACTGTTGCGCAGGCACGAAGGGATGTAACTACTTTAGTGCTGATGGAACTTTTGTTTGTAAAGGAGAATCTGATCCTAGAAATCCAAAAGCTTGTCCCCGAAATTGTGATCCAAGAATTGACTACCGAGTTTGCCCACGTTCAGAAGAAAAGGATAACCAAATATGCACTAACTGTTGCGCAGGAATGAAGGGATGTAACTACTTCAGTGCTGATGGAACCTTTGTTTGTAAAGGAGAGTCTGATCCTAGAAATCCAAAAGCTTGTCCCCGGAACTGTGATCCAAGAATTGCCTATGGAGTTTGCCCGCGTTCAGAAGAAAAGGACAATCAAATATGCACCAACTGTTGCGCAGGCACGAAGGGATGTAACTACTTTAGTGCTGATGGAACTTTTGTTTGTAAAGGAGAATCTGATCCTAGAAATCCAAAAGTTTGTCCCCGAAATTGTGATCCAAGAATTGACTACCGAGTTTGCCCGCGTTCAGAAGAAAAGAATAATCAAATATGCACCAACTGTTGCGCAGGCACAAAGGGATGTAACTACTTTAGTGCTGATGGAACTTTTGTTTGTGAAGGAGAGTCTGATCCTAGAAATCCAAAAGCTTGTCCCCGAAATTGTGATCCAAGAATTGACTATCGAGTTTGCCCGTATTCAGAAGAAAAGAATAATCAAATATGCACTAATTGTTGCGCAGGCACAAAAGGTTGCAACTATTTCAGTGCTAATGGAACTTTTATTTGTAATGGAGAATCTGAATATATAAGCAAAGTGGAT AATGATCTCCAGAAGTCTAAGGTTGTTGTTTCCTAA